One Sphingopyxis macrogoltabida genomic region harbors:
- a CDS encoding efflux transporter outer membrane subunit, producing MIRNLFIGASALALSACTVGPAYVSPTPAAPSQAPFLETGKSPAFTGDQPPGEWWSLFADPTLDALVEQALTANTDLRVAAANLAQARAVLRESRAGRLPTTSVGASGTYARQRNPLGPGTVEGESYDVGLDVGYQVDLFGRVGSAIRASRADAEAVQAAFDLTRITVAAETTRAYADVCSFNRQIAVAEETLRIQQQTFDLTRRLYEGGRATRLETGQAGALLEQTRATIPTLNAQRSAALYRLAVLTGKPPAEAPAAAVLACEAPPELDRPIPVGDGASLLARRPDIRRAERELAAASARVNVATADLYPSISLGGSIGSTADSISGLGKSDGFRFSLGPLISWNFPNMEVARSRLKQAEAGADAALASFDGSWLSALEETESALAAYAGELDRLAALRRAAGEAGEAARIARLRYEAGREDFQVVLDAERSLAQIQATIAQSEQQRATYLVSLFLALGGGWQDAA from the coding sequence ATGATCCGTAATCTGTTTATCGGGGCCAGCGCGCTGGCGCTTTCGGCCTGCACGGTGGGCCCCGCCTATGTCTCGCCGACCCCTGCGGCGCCGTCGCAGGCGCCGTTCCTCGAAACCGGCAAGTCGCCCGCCTTCACCGGCGACCAGCCGCCGGGCGAATGGTGGAGCCTGTTCGCCGACCCGACGCTCGACGCGCTTGTCGAGCAGGCGCTGACCGCCAACACCGACCTGCGCGTCGCCGCCGCCAATCTGGCGCAGGCGCGTGCGGTGCTGCGCGAGTCGCGAGCCGGGCGGCTGCCCACCACCAGCGTCGGTGCCAGCGGCACCTATGCGCGGCAGCGCAATCCGCTGGGGCCGGGGACGGTCGAGGGCGAAAGCTACGACGTCGGCCTCGACGTCGGTTATCAGGTGGACCTGTTCGGGCGTGTCGGCAGCGCGATCCGCGCCAGCCGTGCCGATGCCGAGGCGGTGCAGGCGGCGTTCGACCTGACGCGCATCACCGTCGCCGCCGAAACGACGCGCGCCTATGCCGACGTCTGCTCGTTCAACCGCCAGATCGCGGTCGCCGAAGAAACGCTGCGCATCCAGCAGCAGACATTCGACCTGACGCGCCGCCTTTATGAGGGCGGCCGCGCGACGCGGCTCGAAACGGGACAGGCGGGGGCGCTGCTCGAACAGACGCGCGCGACGATCCCGACGCTGAACGCGCAGCGGTCGGCGGCGCTTTACCGGCTCGCGGTGCTGACCGGCAAGCCGCCGGCGGAAGCGCCCGCTGCGGCGGTTCTCGCCTGCGAGGCGCCGCCCGAACTCGACCGGCCGATTCCGGTTGGTGACGGAGCGTCGCTGCTCGCGCGCCGGCCCGACATTCGCCGCGCCGAACGCGAACTTGCGGCGGCATCGGCGCGGGTCAATGTTGCCACTGCCGACCTCTATCCGAGCATCAGCCTCGGCGGCTCGATCGGATCGACCGCGGATTCGATCTCGGGGCTCGGCAAGTCGGATGGCTTCCGTTTCTCGCTCGGGCCGCTGATTTCGTGGAACTTTCCCAATATGGAGGTCGCGCGGTCGCGGCTGAAACAGGCCGAAGCCGGCGCCGATGCGGCGCTGGCGAGCTTCGACGGGAGCTGGCTGTCGGCGCTCGAGGAAACCGAAAGCGCGCTCGCCGCCTATGCCGGTGAACTCGACCGGCTTGCGGCGCTGCGCCGTGCGGCGGGCGAGGCGGGCGAGGCGGCCCGCATCGCACGGCTGCGCTATGAAGCCGGGCGCGAGGATTTCCAGGTCGTCCTCGACGCCGAACGCTCGCTGGCGCAGATCCAGGCCACTATCGCCCAGTCCGAACAGCAACGCGCGACCTATCTCGTGTCGCTGTTCCTCGCGCTTGGCGGCGGCTGGCAGGACGCGGCCTGA
- a CDS encoding efflux RND transporter permease subunit translates to MNFSRFFVDRPIFAAVIAIFITLIGAFAYPQLPLAQYPEIAPPTISINAAYPGASPDTIAETVASTLEQEINGVENMLYIQSSSTQGAAQITVTFQPGTDLDAAQVLVQNRVALAEPRLPEQVRQIGVQVNKQESGFLMIVALKSTDPAIDIDYVGNYANSTLRDRLLRLEGVGGVQIFGGGFYSMRVWIDPDKAAARNMTATEIVAALQSQNVQVAGGSVGAPPYGKGNPAFELPVEVPGRLVTPEQFQNVVVKTDTTNGAITRLKDVARVELGAQDYGVRGVFNGQKGVGMGVIQQPGANALNAANLVLKEVQDASKDFPPGLEYEIPFNPTEYVQASVTAVQETLLEAIVLVVLVVLVFLQTWRAAIIPIVAIPVALVGTFAVQLALGFSINSLSLFALVLAVGIVVDDAIVVVEAVEKHIREGLTPREAAHRTMGEVSGALIAIGLVLVAVFVPTAFVPGIPGIFYQQFAVTIAAATVFSLLTSLTLSPAMAALFLKPHEEHHAEPKNPVMRFVRRAADKFNSGFDKLSDRYGRTTASLIRKTGMMLVIYAVLLAFTGWRLTATPTGFIPDQDQGVLIGVVQLPPGASLDRTSEVLARARTTVSGIDGVESIAAFSGLDGSSFSTASNAGTMFIRLKDWEERGKDLSAAALSGQLSGALANALPEANAFVIAPPAVQGLGNGNGFTMMLQARGGESYRELEQATMAMMGGAQQVPEVTQVFSLFNTGSPRIFAEVDRDKAQILGVDPTQVYSALGTYLASTYVNDFNFLGRTFRVTAQAEPSARSKIEDVGRLQVRSTSGEMVPLSSVATFRNDSGPTRVVRYNLFPAVELQGQAAPGVSSGAALTAMEGLAAKTLPAGFAYEWTGLAYQEKAAGSSAVLIFLLAVVFVFLVLAAQYESLPLPLAVILIVPMCILAAMLGVNLRGMDNNILTQVGLVVLIALAAKNAILIVEFAKQAEEQDGMSPLDAAVHAARSRLRPILMTSFAFIFGVIPLAIASGPGQEMRQALGTAVTFGMLGVTIFGLIFTPVFYVVCRKLGDKAKRLMGPRDKHKDTPLEAQ, encoded by the coding sequence GTGAATTTCAGCCGCTTCTTCGTCGACCGCCCGATCTTCGCGGCGGTCATCGCGATCTTCATCACGCTGATCGGCGCCTTCGCCTATCCGCAGCTTCCGCTCGCCCAATATCCGGAGATCGCCCCGCCGACGATCAGCATCAACGCCGCCTATCCCGGCGCCTCGCCCGACACGATCGCCGAAACGGTCGCCTCGACGCTGGAGCAGGAGATCAACGGCGTCGAGAATATGCTGTATATCCAGTCGTCGTCGACGCAGGGGGCGGCGCAGATCACCGTCACCTTCCAGCCCGGCACCGACCTCGATGCCGCGCAGGTGCTGGTACAGAACCGCGTTGCGCTCGCCGAACCGCGGCTGCCCGAACAGGTGCGCCAGATCGGCGTACAGGTGAACAAGCAGGAATCGGGCTTCCTGATGATCGTCGCGCTGAAGTCGACCGATCCGGCGATCGATATCGACTATGTCGGCAACTATGCGAACTCGACGCTGCGCGACCGCCTGCTGCGGCTCGAGGGCGTCGGCGGCGTGCAGATTTTCGGTGGCGGCTTCTATTCGATGCGCGTCTGGATCGACCCCGACAAGGCGGCGGCGCGCAACATGACCGCGACCGAAATCGTCGCCGCCCTGCAAAGCCAGAACGTGCAGGTTGCCGGCGGTTCGGTCGGTGCGCCGCCGTATGGCAAGGGCAATCCTGCCTTCGAATTGCCGGTCGAAGTCCCCGGCCGCCTCGTCACGCCCGAACAGTTCCAGAATGTCGTCGTCAAGACCGATACGACAAACGGCGCGATTACCCGCCTGAAAGATGTCGCGCGCGTCGAACTCGGCGCACAGGATTATGGCGTGCGCGGCGTGTTCAACGGGCAAAAAGGCGTCGGGATGGGGGTGATCCAGCAGCCCGGTGCCAATGCGCTCAACGCCGCCAATCTGGTGCTCAAGGAAGTCCAGGACGCGTCGAAGGATTTCCCGCCCGGGCTCGAATATGAGATTCCGTTCAACCCGACCGAATATGTCCAGGCGTCGGTGACCGCGGTGCAGGAAACGCTGCTCGAGGCGATCGTGCTGGTTGTGCTCGTCGTGCTCGTTTTCCTGCAGACATGGCGCGCCGCGATCATCCCGATCGTTGCCATTCCGGTCGCGCTCGTCGGCACCTTCGCTGTCCAGCTCGCGCTCGGTTTCTCGATCAACTCGCTCTCGCTCTTCGCTCTGGTACTTGCGGTCGGGATCGTCGTCGACGATGCGATCGTCGTCGTCGAGGCAGTCGAAAAGCACATCCGCGAGGGGCTGACCCCGCGCGAGGCGGCGCACCGGACGATGGGCGAGGTGTCGGGCGCGCTGATCGCGATCGGGCTGGTGCTCGTCGCGGTGTTCGTGCCGACCGCCTTCGTGCCCGGCATTCCGGGTATCTTCTACCAGCAGTTCGCGGTGACGATCGCGGCGGCGACGGTTTTCTCGCTGCTCACCTCGCTGACGCTGTCGCCGGCGATGGCGGCACTGTTCCTGAAGCCGCACGAAGAGCATCACGCCGAACCGAAGAACCCGGTGATGCGCTTCGTCCGCCGCGCCGCCGACAAGTTCAACAGCGGCTTCGACAAGCTGTCCGACCGTTATGGCCGGACGACGGCGTCGCTGATCCGCAAGACCGGAATGATGCTGGTCATCTATGCGGTGCTGCTCGCCTTCACCGGCTGGCGCCTCACTGCGACCCCGACGGGCTTCATTCCTGATCAGGATCAGGGCGTGCTGATCGGCGTCGTCCAATTGCCGCCGGGCGCATCGCTCGACCGCACGAGCGAGGTCTTGGCGCGGGCGCGGACGACCGTGTCGGGCATCGACGGGGTCGAGAGTATCGCCGCCTTTTCGGGGCTCGACGGGTCGAGTTTCTCGACCGCATCGAACGCCGGTACGATGTTCATCCGCCTGAAGGACTGGGAAGAGCGCGGCAAGGATTTGAGCGCTGCGGCGCTGTCGGGACAGCTTTCGGGCGCGCTCGCCAATGCACTCCCCGAAGCCAATGCCTTCGTCATCGCACCGCCCGCGGTGCAGGGCCTCGGCAACGGCAATGGCTTCACGATGATGCTGCAGGCGCGCGGCGGCGAAAGCTATCGCGAGCTTGAACAGGCCACAATGGCGATGATGGGCGGGGCGCAGCAGGTGCCCGAGGTGACGCAGGTTTTCTCGCTCTTCAACACCGGCAGCCCGCGCATCTTCGCCGAGGTCGACCGCGACAAGGCGCAGATCCTGGGCGTCGACCCGACGCAGGTCTACTCGGCGCTTGGCACCTATCTGGCGTCGACCTATGTCAACGACTTCAACTTCCTCGGCCGCACTTTCCGTGTGACCGCGCAGGCCGAACCGTCGGCGCGCAGCAAGATCGAGGACGTCGGCCGCCTGCAGGTGCGTTCGACGTCGGGTGAGATGGTGCCTTTGTCGTCGGTCGCGACCTTCCGCAACGACAGCGGGCCGACGCGCGTCGTGCGCTACAATCTGTTCCCCGCGGTCGAATTGCAGGGACAGGCGGCGCCGGGCGTCTCGTCGGGGGCGGCGCTGACCGCGATGGAAGGGCTGGCGGCGAAGACGCTGCCTGCCGGGTTCGCCTATGAATGGACCGGCCTTGCCTATCAGGAAAAGGCGGCGGGGAGCAGCGCGGTGCTGATCTTCCTGCTCGCGGTGGTGTTCGTCTTCCTCGTGCTTGCGGCGCAGTATGAATCGCTGCCGCTGCCGCTCGCGGTGATCCTGATCGTGCCGATGTGTATCCTCGCGGCGATGCTCGGCGTGAATCTGCGCGGGATGGACAACAACATCCTGACGCAGGTCGGGCTGGTCGTGCTCATCGCGCTGGCGGCGAAGAATGCGATCCTGATCGTCGAATTTGCCAAGCAGGCCGAGGAACAGGACGGCATGAGCCCGCTCGACGCGGCGGTCCACGCGGCGCGCTCGCGCCTGCGGCCGATCCTGATGACCAGCTTTGCCTTCATCTTCGGCGTGATCCCGCTCGCGATCGCGAGCGGGCCGGGGCAGGAGATGCGGCAGGCGCTGGGCACCGCGGTGACTTTCGGTATGCTCGGCGTCACCATCTTCGGGCTGATCTTCACGCCTGTCTTCTACGTCGTCTGCCGCAAGCTCGGCGACAAGGCGAAGCGGCTGATGGGGCCGCGCGACAAACACAAAGATACGCCGCTGGAGGCGCAGTGA
- a CDS encoding efflux RND transporter periplasmic adaptor subunit, with protein MRSPFLAPVIFLSLLLTACSGGGDQQGGPPALPVTVAAPLVREVTEWDDYVGRFEAVSSVEVRPRASGYLQRAHFTDGQYVRAGQLLFTIDARPSQATLDQARAQLARAQATLANARTELARSETLAASQAASKEEVEQRRAAVRTGEADVAANRAAIRGAELNVGFTRVTAPISGRVSQRLVDPGNSVTADQTILTTIVSTNPLHFTFQGSEASLLEYERRGDTIDGSPVRIRLQGEDDYRLNGRIDFVDNALSNGSGTIAVRAVVQNPDGKLRPGLFGQLQLAASAPRSAILLPDTAIVTDAARRLVYVVGPKDVVQARPVELGPVVDGLRVIRSGVTAKDRVIVNGIQRAMPGKPVKTQQGRIAPDGKVLMPKGAAPAGQAKKAPANKEAGK; from the coding sequence ATGCGCTCTCCCTTCCTCGCGCCCGTAATCTTTCTTTCGCTGCTGCTGACCGCATGTTCGGGCGGCGGCGACCAGCAGGGCGGGCCTCCCGCCTTGCCCGTGACCGTCGCGGCCCCGCTCGTCCGCGAGGTCACCGAATGGGACGATTATGTCGGCCGGTTCGAAGCCGTCTCCAGCGTCGAGGTGCGTCCGCGCGCCTCGGGCTATCTGCAGCGCGCCCATTTCACCGACGGTCAATATGTGCGCGCCGGGCAATTGCTGTTCACCATCGACGCGCGCCCGTCGCAGGCGACGCTCGACCAGGCGCGGGCGCAGCTCGCACGCGCGCAGGCTACGCTTGCCAATGCACGCACCGAACTGGCGCGTTCGGAAACGCTCGCGGCATCGCAGGCGGCGAGCAAGGAAGAGGTCGAGCAGCGCCGCGCCGCGGTGCGGACGGGCGAGGCCGATGTCGCGGCCAATCGCGCCGCGATTCGCGGTGCCGAGCTCAACGTCGGCTTCACCCGCGTGACGGCGCCGATTTCGGGCCGTGTGTCGCAGCGGCTGGTCGACCCCGGCAACTCGGTCACCGCCGACCAGACGATCCTGACGACGATCGTGTCGACCAATCCGCTACACTTCACTTTTCAGGGATCGGAAGCGAGCCTGCTCGAATATGAGCGGCGCGGCGACACGATCGACGGCTCGCCGGTGCGCATCCGGTTGCAGGGCGAAGACGATTACCGCCTGAACGGGCGGATCGACTTCGTCGACAATGCCCTGAGCAACGGATCGGGCACGATCGCCGTGCGCGCGGTCGTCCAGAACCCCGACGGCAAGCTGCGCCCCGGCCTGTTCGGCCAGCTCCAGCTCGCGGCGTCGGCGCCGCGGTCCGCGATCCTGCTGCCCGATACGGCGATCGTCACCGACGCCGCCCGCCGCCTCGTCTATGTCGTCGGGCCCAAGGATGTGGTGCAAGCGCGTCCGGTCGAACTCGGTCCGGTGGTCGACGGGCTGCGCGTAATCCGTTCGGGCGTGACCGCCAAGGACCGTGTCATCGTCAACGGTATCCAGCGCGCGATGCCGGGCAAGCCGGTCAAGACGCAGCAGGGCCGGATCGCGCCTGACGGCAAGGTGCTGATGCCCAAGGGCGCAGCGCCGGCAGGGCAGGCGAAGAAGGCGCCGGCGAACAAGGAAGCCGGCAAGTGA
- a CDS encoding TetR/AcrR family transcriptional regulator: MERTTSIKKRDAIATRATILAAARQRFLRESYDSVGLRDIAGDAGVDVALISRYFGGKEGLFREVVSHDDRPGVFREPKSIAELPGFLAQLVVEDEGDDRQLRMEMFIIMLRSASSPKAGEIIRDLVHLDVLGPLAELIGGEHSELRANMLLAILMGIGVLSTIMRVDNFGGSGADRDECTERFRCLFEAALTC; the protein is encoded by the coding sequence ATGGAGCGGACCACATCCATCAAAAAGCGCGATGCCATCGCGACACGCGCCACCATATTGGCCGCCGCGCGTCAGCGTTTCCTGCGCGAAAGCTATGACAGCGTCGGGCTGCGCGACATCGCCGGCGACGCCGGCGTCGATGTCGCGCTGATCAGCCGCTATTTCGGCGGCAAGGAAGGCCTGTTCCGCGAAGTCGTCAGCCATGACGACCGACCGGGTGTTTTTCGCGAACCGAAAAGCATCGCCGAACTGCCGGGTTTCCTCGCCCAGCTCGTCGTCGAGGACGAAGGCGACGACCGCCAATTGCGCATGGAAATGTTCATCATCATGCTGCGTTCGGCCTCTTCGCCCAAGGCAGGCGAGATCATCCGCGACCTTGTCCATCTCGACGTCCTCGGGCCGCTCGCCGAACTGATCGGCGGCGAACATAGCGAGCTGCGCGCCAACATGCTGCTCGCAATCCTGATGGGCATCGGCGTATTGTCGACCATCATGCGGGTCGACAATTTCGGCGGCAGCGGCGCCGACCGCGACGAATGCACCGAACGCTTCCGCTGCCTGTTCGAGGCGGCGCTGACCTGCTGA
- a CDS encoding pyridoxamine 5'-phosphate oxidase family protein, with the protein MSAIDNLAALEGVIGKTPAPVNLKVIDHADANARCWLAASPLMFAGFGDGQGIAITLGGGDPSFASAADPAVLAIPLDLIDDPALAVPGAGFGSLFLIPGVGETLRINGRVAGTDGGILRVAIEECYGHCAKALIRSDFWSAAPLGEWPGDPGSFVNASRFMALATIDGGGGADLSPKGDPAGSMARTGADGLWFADRPGNRRADSFRNIVVQPRIAAALLIPGSTGVVSVRGQARLTADESARAAFAVRDKTPLLVARIDDVTMEMRASAALSRARLWPAAAAPGDIRPARMFADHVKLNKNKGLAARLAGAFVSMPGLMERGLAKDYKDNLY; encoded by the coding sequence ATGAGCGCCATCGATAACCTCGCGGCGCTCGAAGGCGTGATCGGGAAGACGCCGGCACCGGTCAATTTGAAGGTGATCGACCATGCCGATGCCAACGCGCGGTGCTGGCTTGCCGCTTCGCCGCTGATGTTCGCCGGATTCGGGGACGGGCAGGGGATCGCGATCACACTCGGCGGTGGGGATCCGAGCTTTGCTTCCGCCGCGGACCCGGCCGTGCTGGCGATACCGCTCGACCTGATCGACGATCCCGCACTCGCGGTGCCTGGAGCCGGATTCGGATCGCTTTTCCTCATTCCCGGTGTCGGCGAAACTTTGCGCATCAATGGCCGCGTCGCCGGCACCGATGGCGGCATCCTGCGCGTCGCCATCGAGGAATGCTACGGCCATTGCGCCAAGGCGCTCATCCGCTCCGATTTCTGGTCGGCCGCGCCGCTCGGCGAGTGGCCCGGCGACCCGGGCAGCTTCGTCAACGCGAGCCGCTTCATGGCGCTTGCGACGATCGACGGCGGCGGCGGCGCCGACCTCAGCCCGAAAGGCGATCCCGCGGGCAGCATGGCGCGGACGGGTGCCGACGGGCTGTGGTTTGCCGATCGGCCGGGCAACCGCCGCGCCGACAGTTTTCGAAACATCGTCGTCCAGCCGCGAATCGCTGCGGCGCTGCTGATTCCCGGATCGACGGGGGTGGTGTCGGTGCGGGGGCAGGCCCGGCTGACCGCCGACGAATCAGCGCGGGCGGCCTTTGCGGTTCGTGACAAGACGCCGCTGCTGGTGGCGCGCATCGACGATGTGACGATGGAAATGCGCGCCAGCGCGGCGCTCAGTCGCGCGCGGTTGTGGCCCGCGGCCGCCGCGCCCGGCGATATCCGGCCGGCCAGGATGTTCGCGGATCATGTCAAACTGAACAAGAACAAGGGGCTCGCCGCGCGGCTGGCCGGTGCCTTCGTATCGATGCCGGGCCTGATGGAGCGCGGCCTCGCCAAGGATTATAAGGACAATCTCTATTGA
- a CDS encoding GGDEF domain-containing protein: MTTKATSSNEPVGRLLDWLGLRNPHGNAPMQESPPPGARPASLDLARQARQQLAQAITGFLLDHDLDISASNLSLSHGVFSGSNPGLARQINARIASGEAITQQWLDEFAKEEAAGLDHSEIDRIVARLESNLDAFQTHTKAARSVTSDYGSELERHVLDLEQVQKTGQLVSSLADLAKAMLERTRRAEDDMRKSEDEAKALRRSLARAKRDAEIDYLTGLPNRRAFEVLLERHHAEARAACEPLSVAFCDIDEFKRVNDIHGHEAGDRVIKLIADTLSKISDDHCHVARHGGEEFVMLFRGLAPSEAAKRLDEAREQLAERRLINRKTDAPFGQITFSGGVADVFGYGEVREALKAADEALYRAKQAGRNRIELA, encoded by the coding sequence ATGACCACAAAAGCGACATCATCGAACGAGCCGGTAGGGCGGCTCCTAGATTGGCTGGGGCTGCGCAACCCGCACGGCAACGCCCCGATGCAGGAGAGTCCGCCACCCGGCGCGCGGCCTGCCTCGCTCGACCTCGCGCGGCAGGCTCGGCAGCAACTCGCGCAGGCGATCACCGGCTTCCTGCTCGATCATGATCTCGACATATCGGCGTCCAACCTGTCGCTTTCCCATGGCGTCTTTTCGGGCAGCAACCCCGGCCTCGCGCGGCAGATCAACGCACGGATCGCATCGGGTGAGGCCATTACCCAGCAATGGCTCGACGAGTTCGCCAAGGAAGAGGCAGCAGGGCTCGACCATAGCGAAATCGACCGCATCGTCGCCCGCCTCGAATCGAACCTCGACGCCTTCCAGACCCACACCAAGGCCGCCCGTAGCGTCACCAGCGACTATGGCAGCGAACTCGAACGCCACGTCCTCGACCTCGAACAGGTGCAAAAGACCGGGCAGCTCGTCTCGAGCCTCGCCGACCTTGCCAAGGCGATGCTCGAACGCACCCGCCGCGCCGAAGACGATATGCGCAAGAGCGAGGACGAAGCAAAGGCGCTGCGCCGCAGCCTCGCGCGCGCCAAGCGCGACGCCGAAATCGACTATCTGACCGGCCTGCCCAACCGCCGCGCCTTCGAGGTGCTGCTCGAACGCCACCATGCCGAAGCCCGCGCCGCGTGCGAACCGTTGAGCGTTGCCTTCTGCGACATCGACGAATTCAAGCGCGTCAACGATATCCATGGCCATGAAGCAGGCGACCGGGTGATCAAGCTGATCGCCGACACGCTGTCGAAGATTTCGGACGACCATTGCCATGTCGCGCGCCACGGCGGCGAGGAGTTCGTCATGCTGTTCCGCGGCCTCGCCCCCAGCGAAGCGGCGAAGCGGCTCGACGAGGCGCGCGAGCAGCTCGCCGAACGGCGGCTGATCAACCGCAAGACCGACGCGCCGTTCGGGCAGATCACCTTCTCGGGCGGAGTGGCCGACGTCTTCGGCTATGGCGAGGTGCGCGAGGCGCTGAAAGCGGCCGACGAGGCGCTGTACCGCGCCAAGCAAGCCGGCCGGAACCGCATCGAACTTGCCTGA
- a CDS encoding NAD(P)-dependent alcohol dehydrogenase, which yields MTQATAAVARAPHADFSVEQLELEGPRAGEVLVRIAGVGLCHTDLIFRDQFVPYQLPAVLGHEGAGVIEAVGEGVEGLAVGDKVVLGFSSCGTCPRCDEGLPSYCRSFVPLNYAGMRLEDGSKSWADGEGPVGSHFFGQSSFASHAITRARNVVKVTGSAAPLELLGPLGCGFQTGAGGVMRSLACPAGSSIAIFGGGPVGLAAVMGAVIQGCSPIILVEPVAARRDIAIELGATHVIDPGAGDIAEAIRAIVPDGVDFAFDSSGRTEVIEAGLAALGSHGAIGLVGVPAKADASINVNIAALMTPGHRIIGIIEGDSDPQTFIPELIAHHAAGRFPFDRLIKTFPLAEINEAIAAQARGDCIKVVLIP from the coding sequence ATGACCCAGGCCACCGCAGCCGTGGCGCGCGCGCCGCATGCCGATTTTTCGGTCGAACAACTCGAACTGGAGGGCCCGCGCGCGGGCGAGGTGCTGGTGCGCATCGCGGGGGTGGGGCTTTGTCACACCGACCTGATCTTTCGCGACCAGTTCGTCCCCTATCAACTGCCCGCGGTACTCGGGCATGAAGGGGCCGGGGTGATCGAGGCGGTAGGCGAAGGGGTCGAGGGTCTCGCGGTCGGCGATAAGGTCGTGCTCGGCTTTTCGAGCTGCGGCACCTGCCCGCGCTGCGATGAGGGGCTGCCGAGCTATTGCCGGAGCTTCGTGCCGCTCAACTATGCGGGGATGCGGCTCGAGGACGGATCGAAATCATGGGCCGACGGCGAGGGGCCAGTGGGGTCGCATTTCTTCGGCCAATCCTCGTTCGCGAGCCACGCGATTACGCGCGCGCGCAACGTCGTCAAAGTGACCGGCAGCGCCGCGCCGCTCGAACTGCTGGGGCCGCTCGGCTGCGGGTTCCAGACTGGCGCGGGCGGGGTGATGCGCTCGCTCGCCTGCCCGGCGGGGTCGAGCATCGCGATCTTCGGCGGCGGGCCGGTTGGCCTAGCCGCGGTGATGGGCGCGGTGATCCAGGGCTGTTCGCCGATCATCCTCGTCGAACCTGTCGCGGCGCGCCGCGATATCGCGATCGAACTCGGCGCGACGCATGTGATCGATCCGGGCGCCGGCGACATTGCCGAAGCGATCCGCGCGATCGTCCCCGATGGCGTCGATTTCGCGTTCGACAGCAGCGGCCGGACCGAAGTAATCGAGGCGGGGCTGGCCGCGCTCGGCAGCCATGGCGCGATCGGGCTGGTTGGCGTGCCGGCAAAGGCCGACGCGTCGATCAACGTCAATATCGCGGCGCTGATGACCCCCGGTCACCGGATCATCGGGATCATCGAGGGCGACAGCGATCCACAGACCTTCATTCCCGAGCTGATCGCGCATCATGCCGCGGGGCGTTTCCCCTTCGACCGGCTGATCAAGACCTTTCCGCTGGCCGAGATCAACGAGGCAATCGCCGCGCAGGCGCGCGGAGATTGCATCAAGGTCGTGCTGATTCCCTGA
- a CDS encoding aromatic ring-hydroxylating oxygenase subunit alpha, whose translation MMKLPDAVRSAWHLVALSRQLKDGQVRGLKLCGVPIVLFRADGRAGALVDRCPHRNFPLSEGRVHQGGIECPYHGWRFDTAGECLAVPGCRINAARSETLRADALRVAERHGGIFVALSEAAPAEPPLPPTLGAAGHDHFWWQQGTWRGRAFDAIENVMDPFHTNHLHHGFIRRRDKRLPVSLLVESDGAGIAMVIEQQQPDLGLMSRFLERDRSRSISRYYPPTVVQARWEGLEKLTLCVTAFFTPSTDDSFMPFACFTTPRGIAPGWLKQAAIRLFLAPVVAQDRRALASQSEVMTTFGFPRFTAGPGDILGSRLSRLWQGETIAAGQDAPVDAML comes from the coding sequence ATGATGAAGCTCCCCGACGCGGTGCGCAGTGCCTGGCACCTTGTCGCCTTGTCGCGCCAGCTCAAGGACGGACAGGTGCGCGGGCTTAAGCTCTGCGGCGTGCCGATCGTCCTGTTCCGCGCGGATGGCAGGGCGGGGGCGCTGGTCGATCGCTGTCCGCACCGCAACTTTCCGCTGTCCGAAGGGCGGGTGCATCAAGGCGGCATCGAATGCCCCTATCATGGCTGGCGTTTCGATACGGCGGGCGAATGCCTTGCGGTGCCGGGCTGCCGGATCAATGCGGCGCGCAGCGAGACATTGCGCGCCGACGCGCTGCGCGTTGCCGAGCGGCATGGCGGGATATTCGTGGCGCTGAGCGAGGCGGCGCCGGCCGAGCCCCCGCTGCCCCCGACGCTTGGTGCGGCGGGTCACGATCATTTCTGGTGGCAGCAGGGCACATGGCGCGGGCGGGCGTTCGACGCGATCGAAAATGTGATGGACCCGTTCCACACCAACCACCTCCATCACGGCTTCATCCGCCGTCGCGACAAACGGCTGCCCGTCTCGCTGCTGGTCGAAAGCGACGGCGCGGGCATTGCGATGGTGATCGAGCAGCAGCAGCCCGATCTCGGGCTGATGTCGCGTTTCCTCGAACGCGACCGGTCGCGCAGCATATCGCGCTATTATCCGCCGACCGTCGTGCAGGCGCGCTGGGAAGGACTCGAAAAGCTGACGCTGTGCGTCACCGCCTTCTTCACCCCGTCGACCGACGACAGCTTTATGCCCTTCGCCTGTTTCACCACCCCGCGCGGGATCGCGCCCGGCTGGCTCAAGCAGGCGGCGATCCGGTTGTTCCTGGCGCCCGTCGTTGCGCAGGACCGCCGCGCGCTGGCAAGCCAGTCGGAGGTGATGACGACCTTCGGCTTTCCGCGCTTTACCGCCGGACCCGGCGACATATTGGGCAGCCGCCTGTCGCGGCTGTGGCAGGGCGAGACGATCGCCGCCGGGCAGGATGCGCCGGTCGATGCGATGCTGTGA